The proteins below are encoded in one region of Amycolatopsis magusensis:
- a CDS encoding acetoin utilization protein AcuC, with protein sequence MHPSAVVWDPALLGYDLGGDHPFNPVRLELTIRLARELGVLEDVELLVPEAATEKELYRVHVPEYLEAVKQAPMVGWDVGHGLGTTDNPVFSGMHDSAALVVGSTLLGARKIAEGEADRAVNIAGGLHHAMPDRASGFCVYNDCSIAISWLLDHGFDRIAYVDTDVHHGDGVQAAFYNDPRVLTVSLHQHPFTLWPGTGYSGETGAEDAEGTAVNIPLPPQTRDPGWLRAFHAVVPSLLAQFQPQILVTQCGVDSHDEDPLADLSLSVDGHREIYRTLRELAQRYAGGKWLAVGGGGYQLIRVVPRSWTHLLATVLDRDVSPETPVPPHWRETVGRAAPNAELPLKMSDDAETTHRPWGDGQDDPVDIAIRDTRRAVFPSHGLDPDDPRD encoded by the coding sequence CCGCGCTACTGGGCTACGACCTGGGTGGGGACCACCCGTTCAACCCGGTGCGCCTCGAACTGACCATCCGGCTCGCCCGCGAACTGGGCGTGCTGGAGGACGTCGAGCTGCTGGTCCCCGAGGCGGCGACGGAGAAGGAGCTGTACCGGGTGCACGTGCCCGAGTACCTGGAGGCGGTCAAGCAGGCCCCGATGGTGGGCTGGGACGTCGGTCACGGGCTCGGCACCACGGACAACCCGGTGTTCTCCGGCATGCACGACTCGGCGGCGCTGGTGGTCGGCTCCACCCTGCTCGGCGCGCGCAAGATCGCCGAGGGCGAGGCCGATCGCGCGGTCAACATCGCCGGTGGGCTGCACCACGCGATGCCCGACCGCGCGTCCGGCTTCTGCGTCTACAACGACTGCTCCATCGCCATCTCGTGGCTGCTGGACCACGGTTTCGACCGCATCGCCTACGTGGACACCGACGTGCACCACGGCGACGGCGTGCAGGCGGCCTTCTACAACGACCCGCGGGTGCTGACGGTTTCGCTGCACCAGCACCCGTTCACGTTGTGGCCCGGCACCGGCTACTCCGGGGAGACCGGGGCCGAGGACGCCGAGGGCACCGCGGTGAACATCCCGCTGCCACCGCAGACGAGGGATCCCGGGTGGCTGCGGGCCTTCCACGCGGTGGTGCCGTCGCTGCTGGCGCAGTTCCAGCCGCAGATCCTGGTCACCCAGTGCGGGGTCGACTCGCACGACGAGGACCCGCTGGCCGACCTGTCGCTCTCGGTCGACGGGCACCGTGAGATCTACCGCACGCTGCGTGAGCTGGCGCAGCGGTACGCCGGGGGCAAGTGGCTGGCCGTCGGCGGCGGCGGTTACCAGCTCATCCGCGTGGTGCCGCGGTCGTGGACGCACCTGCTGGCCACCGTGCTCGACCGCGACGTCAGCCCGGAGACGCCGGTGCCGCCGCACTGGCGGGAGACCGTCGGCCGGGCCGCGCCGAACGCCGAGCTCCCGCTCAAGATGAGCGACGACGCCGAGACCACCCACCGCCCGTGGGGCGACGGGCAGGACGACCCGGTGGACATCGCCATCCGCGACACCCGGCGCGCGGTCTTCCCCTCGCACGGTCTCGACCCGGACGATCCCAGGGACTGA
- a CDS encoding isopenicillin N synthase family dioxygenase: MDLSRFRVPWQRERFLADLRHAAHEVGFFYLVGHGIAPETTRGIVDSARRFFALPLAQRLEIENVRSPQFRGYTRTGTEHTAGGTDWREQLDIGPERPVRKLAADDPRYLRLIGPNQWPTALPELRDVVLLWQSEALRVAREVLRALAAALGQELTHFDRWFDAEAAVHLKVVHYPPREPGGSEQGVGSHKDYGFLALLQQDEVGGLQVQANDGSWLDASPIPDSFVVNIGEMLEIATNGYLRATQHRVLSPPPGVDRYSIPFFLAPRLDAVIEPIDLPPDLAAVAPGVTQDEHNPLLAAYGENALLGWLRSHPRVAERWWLTTAER, encoded by the coding sequence TTGGATCTGTCCCGTTTCCGGGTGCCGTGGCAGCGGGAGCGGTTCCTCGCCGATCTGCGGCACGCAGCGCACGAGGTCGGTTTCTTCTACCTCGTCGGGCACGGGATCGCGCCGGAAACCACCCGGGGGATCGTCGATTCCGCGCGGCGGTTCTTCGCCCTGCCACTGGCCCAGCGGCTGGAAATCGAGAATGTGCGTTCCCCGCAGTTCCGCGGCTACACCCGCACCGGCACCGAGCACACCGCCGGTGGCACGGACTGGCGCGAGCAGCTCGACATCGGCCCCGAGCGGCCCGTGCGGAAACTGGCCGCGGACGATCCGCGGTACCTGCGCCTGATCGGCCCGAACCAATGGCCCACGGCACTGCCCGAACTGCGGGACGTCGTCCTGCTCTGGCAGTCCGAAGCGCTGCGGGTCGCCCGCGAGGTGCTGCGGGCACTGGCCGCGGCACTCGGCCAGGAACTCACCCATTTCGACCGCTGGTTCGACGCCGAAGCCGCGGTGCACCTGAAAGTGGTGCACTACCCGCCGCGTGAACCGGGCGGCTCCGAGCAGGGCGTCGGCTCGCACAAGGACTACGGTTTCCTCGCACTGCTGCAACAGGACGAAGTCGGCGGGCTCCAGGTGCAGGCCAATGACGGTTCCTGGCTGGACGCTTCCCCGATCCCGGACAGTTTCGTGGTCAACATCGGGGAAATGCTGGAAATCGCCACGAACGGCTACCTGCGCGCCACCCAGCACCGCGTGCTGAGCCCGCCTCCCGGGGTCGACCGCTATTCCATCCCGTTCTTCCTCGCACCCCGCCTCGACGCGGTGATCGAGCCGATCGACCTGCCACCGGACCTGGCCGCTGTCGCCCCGGGGGTCACCCAGGACGAGCACAACCCGCTGCTGGCGGCCTACGGGGAGAACGCGTTGCTCGGCTGGCTGCGTTCGCACCCGCGCGTCGCCGAGCGCTGGTGGCTCACGACGGCGGAGCGTTGA
- a CDS encoding bifunctional acetate--CoA ligase family protein/GNAT family N-acetyltransferase — protein MSTENEPDLRESYDYPRHWEADVLLSDGGTVHLRPVVPDDADGLVALHGRLSERTRYLRYFGAYPRIPQRDLDRFSRVDHHDRVAFAAVLGDNIVAVGRYERLDKGPSAEVAFVVDDAHQGRGLGSILLEHLAAAASERGLRRFVAEVLAENPQMVRVFRDAGYQVSRAIEEGVLHLEFDIDPTEESLEVARSREQAAEARSVHNLLHPRSVAVIGASTDPTKIGYVVLTNLLSADFAGTVYPVNSEHRSVRGVRAYPSVVDIPDPVDLAVVAVPADQVESVLDGALEKGVKTLLIISGGFAEAGPHGLHAELRLVGEARAHGMRVVGPNALGVLNTDRGVRLNATLAPRLPARGRAGFFCQSGALGTAILADAEARGLGLSTFVSAGNRADVSGNDLLQYWETDAGTDLVLLYLESFGNPRKFARLARRLGRTKPIVAVKSGRHAVRPQLAATSAEVDESSVQALFEQAGVVRVDTLAQLFDTALIFAHQPLPAGPRVGIVGNSSAIGLLAADTARAQGLRLAFDPVDVGPQASPEEFAGAVREALNSPETDALVVVFVPPLAIPGTTYARALREVVQELRKEKPIVSTFLAAEGVPDELAVRTDDGAPTRGSVPSYASPERAVNALARVVRYAAWQQRPQGTLTRPAGLHVEQAQVIVNEILAAEESHTTVLSDEDVVRLLGCYGIGVVPFRVVANADEAVEVAAELGYPVVLKAVDERLRGRPDLAGVRLDLAAEDAVRAAYRDLREVSGEDDMYVQAMAPKGLSCVIGLQDDPSFGTLVSFGLSGLVSNLLGDRAYRAVPLTDVDAATLIREPRTAPLLTGYRGDEPADLAALQDLVLRVAALAEDNPEVRSLVLDPILASPDGAFVVYGRVVLGPPPSRPDTGPRRLRPINAPPS, from the coding sequence ATGAGCACCGAGAACGAGCCCGACCTGCGGGAGTCCTACGACTACCCGCGCCACTGGGAGGCCGACGTCCTGCTCTCCGACGGCGGCACCGTCCACCTGAGACCGGTGGTGCCCGACGACGCGGACGGACTGGTCGCCCTGCACGGCAGGCTGTCCGAGCGCACCCGGTACCTGCGGTACTTCGGCGCGTACCCGCGCATCCCGCAGCGCGACCTCGACCGGTTCTCCCGTGTCGACCACCACGACCGGGTCGCCTTCGCGGCGGTGCTGGGCGACAACATCGTCGCGGTCGGCCGCTACGAGCGGCTCGACAAGGGGCCCTCGGCCGAGGTGGCCTTCGTCGTCGACGACGCGCACCAGGGCCGCGGGCTCGGCTCGATCCTGCTGGAGCACCTCGCCGCGGCGGCTTCCGAGCGCGGCCTGCGCCGGTTCGTCGCCGAGGTGCTCGCCGAGAACCCGCAGATGGTGCGCGTCTTCCGTGACGCCGGTTACCAGGTCAGCCGGGCGATCGAAGAGGGCGTGCTGCACCTGGAGTTCGATATCGACCCGACCGAGGAGTCGCTCGAGGTGGCGCGCTCGCGCGAGCAGGCCGCCGAGGCGCGCAGCGTGCACAATCTGCTGCACCCGCGGTCGGTGGCGGTCATCGGCGCGTCCACTGATCCGACGAAGATCGGATACGTGGTGCTGACGAACCTGCTCTCCGCGGACTTCGCCGGCACCGTCTACCCGGTCAACTCCGAGCACCGGTCGGTGCGCGGGGTCCGGGCGTATCCGTCCGTTGTGGACATTCCGGATCCGGTGGACCTGGCCGTGGTGGCGGTGCCCGCGGACCAGGTCGAGTCGGTGCTCGACGGCGCGCTGGAGAAGGGCGTGAAAACGCTGCTGATCATCTCCGGCGGTTTCGCCGAGGCGGGTCCGCACGGGTTGCACGCCGAGCTGCGGCTGGTCGGCGAGGCCCGGGCGCACGGTATGCGCGTGGTCGGGCCGAACGCGCTCGGCGTGCTCAACACCGACCGGGGCGTCCGGCTCAACGCCACCCTCGCGCCACGCCTGCCCGCGCGCGGGCGCGCGGGGTTCTTCTGCCAGTCCGGCGCGCTGGGCACCGCGATCCTGGCCGACGCCGAAGCACGCGGGCTCGGCCTGTCGACCTTCGTCTCGGCGGGCAACCGCGCCGACGTCTCGGGCAACGACCTGCTGCAGTACTGGGAAACCGATGCCGGGACCGACCTGGTGCTGCTGTACCTGGAGTCGTTCGGCAATCCGCGCAAGTTCGCCAGGCTGGCCCGCCGGCTCGGCCGGACCAAGCCGATCGTCGCGGTGAAGTCGGGCCGCCACGCCGTCCGCCCGCAGCTGGCGGCGACTTCGGCGGAGGTGGACGAATCGAGCGTGCAGGCGTTGTTCGAGCAGGCCGGGGTGGTCCGCGTGGACACGCTCGCGCAGCTCTTCGACACCGCGCTGATCTTCGCGCACCAGCCGCTGCCCGCCGGGCCGCGGGTCGGCATCGTCGGCAACTCCAGCGCGATCGGGCTGCTCGCCGCGGACACCGCTCGCGCGCAGGGGTTGCGGCTCGCGTTCGATCCCGTGGACGTCGGTCCGCAGGCGTCACCGGAGGAGTTCGCCGGAGCCGTGCGCGAGGCGTTGAACTCGCCGGAAACCGACGCGCTCGTGGTCGTCTTCGTGCCCCCGCTGGCGATCCCGGGCACCACCTACGCCCGTGCGCTGCGCGAGGTGGTGCAGGAACTGCGCAAGGAGAAGCCGATCGTCTCGACCTTCCTCGCCGCGGAAGGCGTGCCGGACGAACTGGCCGTGCGGACGGACGACGGTGCGCCGACGCGGGGCTCGGTGCCGTCGTACGCGAGCCCGGAGCGTGCGGTCAACGCGCTGGCGAGGGTGGTCCGGTACGCGGCGTGGCAGCAACGGCCGCAGGGCACGCTGACCCGGCCCGCCGGGCTGCACGTCGAACAGGCGCAGGTGATCGTGAACGAGATCCTCGCCGCCGAGGAGTCGCACACCACGGTGCTCTCCGACGAGGACGTGGTGCGGTTGCTCGGCTGCTACGGCATCGGCGTGGTGCCGTTCCGGGTGGTGGCGAACGCGGACGAGGCCGTCGAAGTGGCGGCCGAGCTGGGGTACCCGGTGGTGCTCAAGGCGGTGGACGAGCGGCTGCGCGGACGCCCGGACCTGGCCGGGGTGCGCCTCGACCTGGCCGCCGAGGACGCCGTGCGCGCCGCCTACCGCGATCTGCGCGAGGTCTCCGGCGAGGACGACATGTACGTGCAGGCCATGGCGCCCAAGGGACTTTCGTGTGTGATCGGCCTGCAGGACGACCCGTCGTTCGGCACGCTGGTGTCGTTCGGCCTCTCGGGGCTGGTGAGCAACCTCCTGGGGGACCGGGCGTATCGCGCGGTGCCGTTGACCGACGTGGACGCGGCGACGCTGATCCGCGAGCCGCGCACCGCGCCGCTGCTCACCGGCTACCGCGGCGACGAACCGGCGGACCTGGCCGCGTTGCAGGACCTGGTGCTGCGGGTGGCCGCGCTCGCCGAGGACAACCCGGAGGTCCGGTCGCTCGTGCTGGACCCGATCCTGGCTTCCCCGGACGGCGCCTTCGTCGTCTACGGCCGGGTGGTGCTCGGACCGCCGCCGTCGCGCCCGGACACCGGCCCGCGCCGCCTGCGGCCGATCAACGCTCCGCCGTCGTGA